DNA sequence from the Salminus brasiliensis chromosome 3, fSalBra1.hap2, whole genome shotgun sequence genome:
CCACATTTTTTTACTACCTACAGTGTCCCTGCATgggagatctttttaaaccctttccAGCTTCTTTTTGACTTTCTACCggcctcagaaagctctttgaATCTGATCAAGTCAAGACAAAGACTTGGTAGTAGCCGTgttcctgccttgcgcccaatgattctgggtaggctccagaccctccccaaccctgaccaggaagcgGATAACCGGGTGGATGGAGGAtggacctttatttatttgtcttattaCTGGAGTGTGGAAGAAAGAGATGAAGCTAAAATCTGTTTCCTCTGTCTTAACACTTCTCTGATTTATGTCTTTGCATGTCTGTCACTGAACAGACCGCACAGCACAGCGGTGAAGTGTAACGATTCTGCTTTGCATTTTTACACCAGTTGCTTGTGGGAGCGTTGAACACTGCAGGAGTTTATCCTCTACACCCTTGTAGATGGGAATGACACAGAAATTTGTAGATTTGTGGCGTTGTAGTAGTGCTTGCCGTGCGGCCAGCCACACTGATTATCACAGGAGCACGCCGCATGCGGTGCGGAGCTGCTTCTAGCTCTGCTTCTGGTGCTTCACTTTACACAGCTGTGCTCTTATGAACAATAAGGGAAAAAAGCCGAAATAAAGAAAGCCTTGCACTAATCTGTCCTTCTTACGTTGAGaacaagacaagaccaaggCCATTCATTTGAGGTCTTAAAACCAGACTGAACACTAGCGTGGTCCTTATTAGACCATTTCCATTGATCATGACAtgttcacataatgtaaagagcAGCTAGCACCATCAAATTGGATGAAAATTGGAGTTTTCTCCACTGTGAAAAATAGGAAAAATTAGGACATCCTTTTAACACATTCAAACTTAACTGaagaaattaaatattttaaaatcattacagtaaaatttaaataaaagaagaaatcGGTTTTCTAATGCGAAAGTTAAGACACCCCCACATTTTTTTACTACCTACAGTGTCCCTGCATgggagatctttttaaaccctttcTAGCTTCTTTTTGACTTTCTACCggcctcagaaagctctttgaATCTGatcatggtgatcttcaccaatCCAAACTAAAttagacaggctcctccaaaatcctctctaaccaagttctgatcatctgcagctgatgttctgcacctgattctaatttcaggcattttaagtagtaagaaACAgggggtgttctaacttttcctcacaagaaattGGATTTTTCAAAGACAtttctttttagtttagttattaTCTCCACCTCTCAattttgttcaaatgaagacCATCCATGAAGATTGCTTGGCAGTTCTTTAGAGTATCTTCACTGTAGCCTTGCAGTCAGACTGACCAAGATATCATATCACACATTAAAGTGCTGAAAATATTGATTCTtcatttctgtctctttctctttgtctctctctgcatcCAGTCCCAGAAACAGAAGTAGGTCCTACTAAAATGGGCATGTCCTTCACCACAAAAGAGCCCCTCCCACTTTCAACAACACAGGCTACTGGTCCAGCCCCGTCTGCCCCACCGGCTGCAGAACCCAGCAGCACCCCTCCACCAGAAACTGAGCGAGAGAGCGGTGtggagtgggagagagaaagtgagaaggagagggaaCTTGAGATGGAGTtggagagaaagcgagagcaGGAGGAAATGGAGAGGGAGCGGgaaagagaacaagagagagcgcgagagaaggaaagagagagggagagagagagggaaagagagcgGGAACGAGAGAGGGaacgagaaagagagcgagaaagggagagagagcgtgagagggagagagaaagagaaagggacagagagagagaaagagagagagaaagagagcgggagagggaaagagagagagcaagggcaAGGACTACAATTGAGCCCAGATACCCTACAGTTCCAGTGCTGATCACAGACTCTCCTGTAACCGTGGGCGACACAGAGGACCCCAGGAccacagaagaagaagaagaggatctGTTTATCCCTACAGAAACATCCCCGCCATTTGACCTATTCACTGATGAGGATGACATCACGACCACTGAGGTTCTTACCACCACTGCTGCCACCACTACAGCTAAGCCAACCACGAGTCCAGCCACGCCCAGCACTGCCCCTCTGCGGCCACGCAAACCACAGGCCACACCTAGCAGAGCCATGCCCACTGAAAGCAGTGTACGTCCAGCACTCACCTCGACTGTACAGGTAACCCGCAACACCAGAGACGGAGTTTGTTTAATATGGGGTTCTGCAAGGCCATGTATTCGGCCCACCACTTCTTTCAGTCTTTTACTTTTACCGCCAGGGGCAAAGCCTTCATCCAATAAATCTGGTATTGATGTGCTATTCCATCTATAAACAATATTAacacatatatttaaatatatttaaaaataattataaataaacaaaatttcAATTAAATTATCGCCAACACTTTTGACAAACTAACAGTATTTCCTCTCTACATTAAGTAGAATGACTGCATTTGCAAAATGTTGTATATACAATTTGTGTAATATTCAATACCTAAAGCAAATATGCAGTAAAATTGGCAAAAATCCAGTTTGTAGCACCATTTATTTGTCCTCTGTTTTCTTCAGGTGAGAACTCCAGAGGCAACAGTAAATAATGAAGTTGCAGGGGCTGGTCCCAGTGGGGATTCGGAGAATCGTGAGGATGAAGGTCGGCAAGGCAATGAAGTTGGACGTGGCAAAGGTGTGACCGATATGGGGGCAGAGCCTGATTTGACTGGCAACACAGTAGATACTGGAAGTTCAGCTGCTCAGCTCCCTCAGAAAAACATCCTGGAGAGGAAAGAAGTTTTGATAGGTGAGAAATCTAAAAACTGTCAAACTTGTTTTGAAGACAAATTTAATAAGTgggtaaatacactatatgttcaaatgtttgtggacaccccttctaatgaatatatttagctacttttaagttgcacccattgctgaaacaggtgtgcaaattacacacacacacacggcttatCTAGTGCCTGTACCAGAAGTAcagccaaaagaataggactctctaaagtcaccatgtccaatgccaggggtgggccaGGGAGGGCCCCGcttgtataaagccccccagcattgagctgtggatcagtgcaGCTGGAatcatggtgctccatccagtacgtttgaGAAGAGCTGGCTTGGGGATGAcacttgttactgaatgcaatcaaatcctaacagcaatgctccaaaatctagtagcagGCTTCCCTGGGCGGTAAAGACCGCTActgcagcaaaagcaggataaactttttttttgccccttgatttcagaaagaaaccatgaataagtaggtgtcccaatacttttgtccatatagtgtagcaggTGTTAAACCGAGTTAGTCTGAATCTGGTTGAAATGTGGTGATATTATTGTAGTTTCCTGTTCACGCCTGACCGTCTTTGTTATTTTCTGTTTCTGGGTCTTTGTTTGAAACTGTTTGTCTTGCTCTGTTTACCGTCTGGATCACAGTTTCTAGGTCAAGGCTTTATCAGAGATCACAGTGGAGTCATTTGTGCATTAACTTCTTGATATTTGTATGATTTAATTCACAAATGCATTGTAAAATATTAAGAGCTGTATGCTTCACAGTTTTAATGAGATCAGTAAAACTGTCATCATACCCACATACACCTCTCGCTGTTCTCTCATTAGTATATCTATTAATACTGTCATACCTGGTCTACATCAACGTCTCATTGGAAGACATGCTCTTTTTTTCTATACCATTTTCTCATACAGAATCATTCAGACTCTGATTCAGTTGTTTTGAAGCCC
Encoded proteins:
- the sdc3 gene encoding uncharacterized protein sdc3, with amino-acid sequence MKLPCWMALALLLAHSVAAQRSSSRPVDEESSGDEFYDDEDLFSGSGSGFPETEVGPTKMGMSFTTKEPLPLSTTQATGPAPSAPPAAEPSSTPPPETERESGVEWERESEKERELEMELERKREQEEMEREREREQERAREKERERERERERERERERERERERERERERERERERERDRERERERERERERERERARARTTIEPRYPTVPVLITDSPVTVGDTEDPRTTEEEEEDLFIPTETSPPFDLFTDEDDITTTEVLTTTAATTTAKPTTSPATPSTAPLRPRKPQATPSRAMPTESSVRPALTSTVQVRTPEATVNNEVAGAGPSGDSENREDEGRQGNEVGRGKGVTDMGAEPDLTGNTVDTGSSAAQLPQKNILERKEVLIAVIVGGVVGALFAAFLVMLLVYRMKKKDEGSYTLDEPKQATVTYQKPDKQEEFYA